One Micromonospora sp. WMMD1120 genomic region harbors:
- a CDS encoding antibiotic biosynthesis monooxygenase encodes MAVVKINAIDVPPGGGAELEKRFAARAGTVENSPGFLGFELLRPVAGETRYFVYTKWESEEAYQAWAAGPSRAAHATAPGEKPRPPVSTGATLLEFEVALQVPHP; translated from the coding sequence ATGGCAGTCGTGAAGATCAACGCAATCGACGTCCCGCCCGGTGGGGGTGCGGAGCTGGAGAAGCGGTTCGCCGCGCGGGCCGGCACTGTGGAGAACTCCCCCGGTTTCCTCGGCTTCGAACTACTGCGGCCGGTAGCCGGCGAGACCCGCTACTTCGTCTACACCAAGTGGGAGAGCGAAGAGGCGTACCAGGCGTGGGCCGCCGGCCCGTCACGCGCCGCCCACGCCACCGCCCCCGGCGAGAAGCCCCGCCCGCCGGTCTCCACCGGCGCCACCCTGCTGGAGTTCGAGGTGGCCCTCCAGGTCCCCCACCCCTAA
- a CDS encoding exodeoxyribonuclease III, with the protein MRLATWNVNSVKARLPRLLEWLADTGPDVACLQETKCPDGAFPVAEVGALGYRVASHSDGRWNGVAILSRVGLDDVRVGFAGEPGFPEPEARAISATCDGVRIWSVYVPNGRTPDDPHYAYKLAWFAALRDALEAELTGGLPLVVSGDFNVAPTDADVWDPAVFTHSTHVTPAERAALAALRDLGLNDVVPTPMKGPHPFTYWDYRAGMFHQNKGMRIDLVYASAPFARAVRAAYVDREARKGKGPSDHAPIVVDADLVPAVEAF; encoded by the coding sequence ATGCGCCTGGCGACCTGGAACGTCAACTCGGTGAAGGCCCGCCTGCCCCGGCTCCTGGAGTGGCTGGCCGACACCGGGCCGGACGTCGCCTGCCTGCAGGAGACGAAGTGCCCGGACGGCGCCTTCCCGGTGGCCGAGGTGGGCGCGCTGGGCTACCGCGTGGCCAGCCACAGCGACGGCCGGTGGAACGGGGTCGCCATCCTGTCGAGGGTGGGCCTGGACGACGTCCGGGTCGGGTTCGCCGGCGAGCCCGGCTTTCCCGAGCCGGAGGCCCGCGCCATCTCCGCCACCTGCGACGGGGTACGGATCTGGTCGGTGTACGTGCCCAACGGCCGGACCCCCGACGACCCGCACTACGCGTACAAGTTGGCCTGGTTCGCGGCGCTGCGCGACGCGCTGGAGGCGGAGCTGACCGGCGGGCTCCCGCTGGTGGTCAGCGGTGACTTCAACGTCGCCCCGACCGACGCCGACGTGTGGGACCCCGCTGTCTTCACCCACTCCACGCACGTCACCCCGGCCGAGCGGGCAGCCCTGGCGGCACTACGCGACCTGGGCCTCAACGATGTCGTACCGACCCCGATGAAGGGTCCGCACCCCTTCACCTACTGGGACTACCGGGCCGGCATGTTCCACCAGAACAAGGGCATGCGCATCGACCTCGTGTACGCGTCCGCGCCGTTCGCCCGCGCGGTCCGGGCCGCCTACGTCGACCGCGAGGCCCGCAAGGGCAAGGGCCCATCCGACCACGCGCCGATCGTGGTCGACGCGGACCTGGTCCCGGCGGTTGAGGCGTTCTGA
- a CDS encoding PAC2 family protein, whose amino-acid sequence MLDPHELYQLTDDLPDLGQPVMIQALTGFVDAGNASRLAREQLLTSLEGRPIATFDVDQLFDYRSRRPVMTFVEDHWESVDAPELVLHLLHDDDETPFLLLTGPEPDLQWERFVASVAGLAARLDVRLTVGLNSIPMAVPHTRPTGVTAHATRPELIAGYEPWLQRVQVPGSVGHLLEFRLGQQGRDALGFAAHVPHYVAQTEYPAAAEVLLSSVSRSTGLLLPGDGLRSAAEVVRVEIDRQVAQTDDAAALVQALEEQYDAFARGRGEKSLLAPDAGPLPTADELGAELERFLAEQTRPGDTPGS is encoded by the coding sequence GTGCTCGACCCACACGAGCTGTACCAGCTCACCGACGATCTGCCCGACCTCGGGCAGCCGGTCATGATCCAGGCCCTCACCGGGTTCGTGGACGCCGGGAACGCCAGCCGACTGGCGCGTGAGCAGCTGCTCACCTCGCTCGAAGGCCGGCCGATCGCCACCTTCGACGTCGACCAGCTCTTCGACTACCGCTCGCGACGGCCGGTGATGACCTTCGTCGAGGACCACTGGGAGAGCGTCGACGCCCCGGAGCTGGTGCTGCACCTGCTCCACGACGATGACGAGACGCCGTTCCTGCTGCTCACCGGCCCCGAGCCGGACCTACAGTGGGAACGCTTCGTGGCCTCCGTCGCCGGGCTCGCCGCCCGGCTCGACGTCCGGCTCACCGTCGGGCTCAACTCGATCCCGATGGCCGTTCCGCACACCCGGCCGACCGGGGTGACCGCACACGCCACCCGGCCCGAGCTGATCGCCGGCTACGAGCCCTGGTTGCAACGCGTCCAGGTGCCCGGAAGCGTCGGTCACCTGCTGGAGTTCCGCCTCGGCCAGCAGGGGCGCGACGCGCTGGGCTTCGCCGCCCACGTACCGCACTACGTGGCGCAGACCGAGTACCCGGCCGCCGCCGAGGTGCTGCTCTCCTCGGTGTCCCGCAGCACCGGCCTGCTGTTGCCCGGCGACGGGCTGCGCTCCGCCGCCGAGGTGGTGCGGGTGGAGATCGACCGGCAGGTCGCCCAGACCGACGACGCCGCCGCTCTGGTCCAGGCGCTGGAGGAGCAGTACGACGCGTTCGCCCGGGGCCGGGGCGAGAAGAGCCTGCTCGCCCCGGACGCCGGCCCACTGCCCACCGCCGACGAACTCGGCGCGGAGCTGGAACGCTTCCTCGCCGAACAGACCCGTCCCGGCGACACCCCGGGCAGCTGA
- a CDS encoding peptidase M23: MRDDGTLDDPYAPSTPTTGTEDGTSAERTTAASRLRAYTRDLTGRRRAQLALATGVVCCLGLTAVAQVRNESADASTGGGSPSSAALAQRAEQQSASRGLDRAASPTATATATPADPDTTAPAHTVAPARPTRPAPVAGLDRDQMRNAEAIVRTGRKMGVPRRGLVIAVATAMQESNLYNVASGVLPESQEYPHQGVGWDHDSVGLFQQRSSSGWGPVGRLMDPEFATRQFLSALEQVPGWEGMRLTDAAQAVQVSAYPEHYQQHEWRATRVVDAIVPAGR, from the coding sequence ATGCGTGACGACGGCACCCTCGACGACCCGTACGCCCCGAGCACCCCCACTACCGGTACGGAGGATGGCACCTCAGCCGAACGGACAACCGCCGCGAGTCGGCTCCGGGCGTACACCCGGGACCTGACCGGACGGCGGCGGGCGCAGCTCGCCCTCGCCACCGGTGTGGTCTGCTGCCTCGGCCTGACCGCCGTCGCCCAGGTCCGGAACGAGAGCGCCGACGCGTCGACGGGCGGCGGGTCGCCCTCCAGCGCGGCGCTGGCGCAGCGCGCCGAGCAGCAGTCCGCCTCCCGTGGCCTGGACCGCGCGGCCTCCCCGACCGCGACCGCCACTGCGACACCCGCCGACCCGGACACCACCGCCCCGGCCCATACGGTCGCCCCGGCGCGCCCGACCCGCCCGGCTCCCGTCGCCGGCCTGGACCGGGACCAGATGCGCAACGCCGAGGCGATCGTCCGTACCGGCCGCAAGATGGGTGTGCCGCGCCGGGGTCTGGTGATCGCGGTGGCCACCGCCATGCAGGAGAGCAACCTCTATAACGTGGCCAGCGGCGTGCTGCCCGAGTCGCAGGAGTACCCGCACCAGGGTGTCGGTTGGGACCACGACTCGGTCGGGTTGTTCCAGCAGCGCTCCAGCAGCGGCTGGGGCCCGGTGGGTCGGCTGATGGACCCCGAGTTCGCCACCCGGCAGTTCCTCTCCGCGCTGGAGCAGGTGCCCGGCTGGGAGGGGATGCGGCTCACCGACGCCGCCCAGGCCGTGCAGGTCTCCGCGTACCCCGAGCACTACCAGCAGCACGAATGGCGGGCCACCCGGGTCGTCGACGCCATCGTGCCGGCGGGGCGGTAA